A section of the Cuniculiplasma divulgatum genome encodes:
- a CDS encoding aspartate ammonia-lyase has translation MARTERDVIGDVKIEDSEYFGINTYRAIQNFQITGLTADSDHIRSITAIKRCAAVANNKGGKLSADRMEAIVKACDQIYGGKLHDQFRIDLFQAGAGTSYNMNANEVIANLALEIAGKKKGDYSYIHPNDHVNMSQSTNDVYPTLIRVVSYIKAKKLSEEIRSLVELLRKKSEQFKDAVKPGRTHLQDAAPVTFGIELSAWAYTLDKDRKELEGAMDYILELNIGGTAVGTGINTSPGYQDNVVAELKNFLGIPFRKSLNLPGIMEFMTDFSRLMNAVANTALDVTKIANDIRLLYSGPGAGIHEIKIPAVQQGSSIMPGKINPSIAEAMNMICHSVIGAQQALNISVQAGQLELNVMMPHIDYELTRSEDILSNGLKMFRTKLIDGLDVNRDVAREHLSKSFGSAALLNPYLGYDTVAKIVKESLDTGRSIKELALKTGKVTESQFDEIMKNGVPGN, from the coding sequence ATGGCAAGAACAGAAAGGGATGTAATTGGAGATGTCAAAATAGAGGATTCTGAATATTTCGGCATAAACACATACAGGGCCATACAGAACTTCCAGATCACAGGCCTGACCGCGGATTCTGATCATATCAGATCCATAACGGCAATAAAGAGGTGCGCAGCGGTGGCAAACAACAAGGGGGGGAAGCTTTCCGCCGACAGAATGGAGGCCATTGTGAAGGCCTGTGACCAGATATACGGAGGGAAACTCCATGACCAGTTCCGCATTGATCTCTTCCAGGCAGGTGCCGGAACTTCCTACAATATGAACGCAAATGAGGTTATTGCAAACCTTGCACTGGAAATTGCCGGAAAAAAGAAGGGGGACTACTCGTACATCCACCCAAATGACCATGTGAACATGAGCCAGTCAACCAATGATGTGTATCCAACTCTCATAAGGGTTGTTTCATACATTAAGGCAAAGAAGCTGTCGGAAGAGATCAGGAGCCTTGTGGAACTGCTCCGCAAAAAATCAGAACAGTTCAAAGACGCTGTGAAGCCTGGCAGGACGCACCTTCAGGATGCAGCGCCCGTGACATTCGGGATTGAGCTATCTGCTTGGGCGTACACGCTGGACAAGGACAGGAAGGAACTGGAGGGAGCCATGGACTACATACTGGAGCTCAACATCGGTGGTACAGCCGTGGGCACAGGCATAAACACTTCGCCTGGATACCAGGACAACGTTGTGGCGGAGCTGAAGAATTTCCTGGGCATACCCTTCAGGAAGAGCCTGAATCTCCCTGGAATAATGGAATTCATGACGGACTTTTCAAGGTTGATGAACGCCGTTGCAAACACCGCACTGGATGTGACAAAGATTGCAAACGATATAAGGCTTCTATATTCAGGCCCCGGTGCAGGTATTCACGAGATAAAGATACCGGCGGTGCAGCAGGGATCGTCCATAATGCCCGGGAAAATCAATCCCTCAATTGCTGAGGCCATGAACATGATCTGCCATTCCGTCATAGGGGCACAGCAGGCACTGAATATATCTGTGCAGGCCGGCCAGCTGGAGCTTAATGTCATGATGCCCCACATAGACTACGAGCTCACCAGATCTGAGGACATTCTATCAAACGGGTTGAAAATGTTCAGGACAAAACTCATAGACGGCCTGGACGTGAACAGGGACGTGGCAAGGGAGCATCTAAGCAAGAGTTTCGGCTCTGCAGCACTGCTGAACCCGTACCTTGGATATGACACCGTGGCAAAGATCGTCAAGGAATCCCTGGATACTGGCAGGTCCATTAAGGAACTTGCCCTGAAGACCGGGAAGGTAACCGAGAGCCAGTTTGACGAAATAATGAAGAATGGTGTTCCGGGAAACTGA
- a CDS encoding tRNA (N(6)-L-threonylcarbamoyladenosine(37)-C(2))-methylthiotransferase — translation MKIYFESYGCTLNRAEAGLYVNRMLEQNNELVSRPDEADLSIIGTCVVIKHTEDRMVKRIQELSAHSKVRVTGCLPPVSGGTLESENIEVIKPREIRSFYQGYLDDVVIREPSVFEGIPINQGCTGSCNYCISHMARGKLLSRPVQKIVSQAMMQIERGIMEVRISSLDTAAYGRDLGIRLPELVDAITGIQGDFRLRIGMMEPRNTTDIMDHLMNSMGSEKVFKFLHVPVQSGDDRILDLMNREYHAHEFRHISDTFRRNFPDSTFSTDIITGYHDEDENSHELTMKLLQEVRPEIVNITRFSPRPYTPDFGSAVPSSNTVKRRARELTDLHHEIIQERLASLHGRVEKAMVTEKGRNGTVVARDDAYRPVVIKGEYPIYSRINVEIVDSGPTYLAGKMVS, via the coding sequence ATGAAGATTTACTTTGAATCCTATGGTTGCACCCTTAACAGAGCTGAAGCGGGCCTTTACGTGAACCGTATGCTGGAGCAGAATAATGAGCTTGTTTCCCGCCCTGATGAGGCGGATCTGAGCATCATTGGAACATGTGTTGTCATAAAGCATACGGAGGACAGGATGGTGAAAAGGATACAGGAGCTGTCTGCGCACTCGAAGGTCAGGGTGACAGGTTGCCTTCCGCCAGTTTCCGGAGGGACTCTTGAGAGCGAAAACATAGAGGTCATCAAGCCGCGGGAAATACGCAGCTTTTACCAGGGTTACCTTGATGACGTTGTGATCAGGGAGCCGTCAGTGTTTGAAGGCATACCCATAAACCAGGGGTGCACAGGAAGTTGCAATTACTGCATATCCCACATGGCCAGGGGAAAGCTTTTATCCAGGCCTGTCCAGAAGATTGTGAGCCAGGCAATGATGCAGATTGAGCGGGGAATTATGGAGGTGAGGATATCGTCCCTTGACACGGCAGCATATGGCAGGGACCTTGGAATAAGGCTTCCTGAACTGGTTGATGCGATTACAGGGATTCAGGGTGATTTCAGGCTCAGGATAGGCATGATGGAACCCAGGAATACCACCGACATAATGGATCATTTGATGAACAGCATGGGTTCGGAAAAGGTTTTCAAGTTTCTGCATGTGCCGGTGCAGAGCGGGGATGACAGGATACTTGACCTCATGAACAGGGAATATCATGCCCATGAGTTCAGGCATATCTCCGATACGTTTCGCCGGAATTTTCCGGATTCCACATTTTCAACCGACATAATAACAGGATACCATGATGAGGATGAGAATTCCCATGAACTTACAATGAAGCTGCTGCAGGAAGTGCGGCCTGAGATCGTCAATATCACAAGGTTCTCTCCGAGGCCATACACACCGGACTTCGGAAGCGCTGTTCCATCTTCAAATACGGTGAAGAGAAGGGCCAGAGAACTCACAGACCTTCACCATGAGATAATACAGGAGCGGCTTGCCTCGCTACATGGAAGAGTGGAGAAAGCCATGGTCACGGAGAAGGGCCGCAACGGTACCGTTGTTGCAAGGGATGATGCCTATCGGCCAGTTGTCATAAAGGGCGAATACCCCATCTATTCCAGGATAAACGTGGAAATAGTTGACAGCGGACCAACCTATCTTGCCGGGAAGATGGTCTCATAA
- a CDS encoding PDZ domain-containing protein, whose product METYQLFPDIHLDRIAFVADDEIWEYETGRGSYQKILSNFGAVTNLRFSPDGKHIYFCLLRGTEATSSEVFKVSSSGGTPIQVTFFGSPSLGIAGFSKDGKLIVTTDSLSPFRRASELIEIDEDTGSWKPLNLGPATTILYSDKYTILGRNTFDIPNWKHYRGGLRGKIWVRSDGDQFRKLLDLDGNITSITYAGNRIFFTSDYEGTGELYSVDIRGRDIRKHTSSGTYYARNVRSDGHSIVFQSGGEIFYMADEGSSPEKLNLAPEIGGLQTSMRFADPSHFLTDFSVSPDSFRVSFVSRGHSFVMSPEHGPVVELGSEEKGRIKSLIFIPGSNNTIGISDEDGEDGFSIYDLNGELVRRIKIERGLIRKAYASPDGKKLAFSNSRYELFVLDLSNDSIDLVARSEYGFIDDFSWHRNSKYIAYSFPESRSQSSIFVADADRLDAHRVTTGGYRDYSPSFDPKGRYLYYLSQRDLDPVYDKIVFELGYPMAARPYFVTLDEKVKSPLLSNDLTETYSEISFQGITGRVGSFPMEVSDYTRLEAAEESFYTLKFPVEGSMKYYLWSSAERSSGILENFDLKRRRGEIVATGLTDFKLSPDLKHMLIKSQGKFFLMNLPQKDIVFPTVADPSKAVPVDLQRIKLRVHPRSEWKQMFREAWIRMREFYWNPDRIGSFWNDTYTKYEKLLPRITTRYALSDLIREMQGELGTSHSYEIGGEMTTVPNYSIGRLGADFQWNGSAFMVSRIYCGDESSPGEKSPLLLPGIDVRSGDLLLSVNGIRVGKDMPPNAALLNHSGEDVQLEFYRDGHRTFFTVPAIPDDRSIRYRDWVEDRKKYVHKKTDGKVGYIHIPDMGPNGFNEFHRLLESETKYEGLIVDVRFNGGGHVSQLLLEKLARKRIGFDQPRRGPKIPYPDYSVAGPMIAVTNEFAGSDGDIFSHSWKLFGLGPLVGTRTWGGVVGINTDSTLVDGTIVTQPEFSFSFIDVGFGVENYGTDPTIEVEPSPDDYLKNSDPQLDRAIGEIMEMMKNKK is encoded by the coding sequence ATGGAAACATACCAACTCTTTCCAGACATTCACCTTGATAGAATTGCTTTTGTGGCTGACGATGAAATATGGGAATACGAAACCGGAAGAGGGAGCTACCAGAAGATTCTATCTAACTTTGGTGCAGTGACAAATCTGAGATTCTCGCCTGATGGTAAGCACATATATTTCTGCCTTCTCCGTGGAACAGAGGCAACCTCCAGCGAAGTTTTCAAAGTTTCATCTTCCGGAGGAACACCCATCCAGGTAACTTTCTTCGGAAGTCCTTCCCTTGGTATTGCCGGATTCTCAAAGGATGGAAAACTTATCGTGACAACCGATTCATTGAGCCCATTCAGAAGGGCCTCTGAACTCATTGAGATAGATGAGGATACAGGATCCTGGAAACCACTGAATCTTGGGCCGGCCACCACAATTCTCTATTCAGATAAGTACACAATCCTTGGAAGAAACACATTCGATATTCCAAACTGGAAACACTACAGAGGAGGGCTGAGAGGCAAAATATGGGTCAGGAGTGATGGCGATCAGTTCCGTAAGCTTCTTGATCTGGATGGAAACATTACTTCAATCACATATGCAGGCAACAGGATTTTCTTCACATCGGATTATGAAGGAACAGGGGAACTGTATTCTGTTGATATTCGTGGCAGGGATATCAGAAAACACACGTCCTCTGGAACATATTATGCAAGAAATGTGAGATCAGACGGCCATTCAATTGTATTTCAGTCCGGCGGAGAAATCTTTTATATGGCGGACGAAGGCTCCAGCCCTGAGAAACTGAATCTGGCACCGGAAATCGGGGGACTTCAGACCTCAATGCGCTTCGCAGATCCATCACACTTTCTCACCGATTTTTCGGTCTCTCCAGATTCGTTCAGAGTATCTTTTGTCTCAAGGGGCCATTCATTTGTTATGAGTCCGGAGCACGGGCCCGTGGTTGAGCTTGGGAGTGAAGAGAAAGGCCGGATAAAGTCACTGATCTTCATTCCCGGTTCTAACAATACCATAGGAATATCAGATGAGGATGGTGAAGATGGTTTTTCCATTTATGATCTCAATGGAGAATTGGTCAGGCGTATTAAAATTGAGAGAGGGCTTATCAGAAAAGCATACGCAAGCCCGGACGGAAAAAAACTGGCATTTTCTAACAGCCGCTATGAGCTATTCGTCCTGGATTTATCGAATGACAGCATAGATCTTGTTGCAAGGTCTGAATACGGCTTCATTGATGACTTCAGCTGGCACAGAAATTCAAAATATATAGCATATTCATTCCCAGAAAGCAGAAGCCAGTCAAGCATATTCGTAGCTGATGCTGACAGGCTTGACGCTCATCGTGTAACAACCGGTGGCTACAGGGATTACAGCCCGAGCTTTGATCCAAAGGGAAGATACCTGTACTACCTGTCCCAGCGGGACCTGGATCCGGTATATGACAAGATAGTCTTTGAACTTGGATATCCCATGGCCGCAAGGCCGTATTTTGTGACACTCGATGAGAAAGTGAAATCACCACTCCTTTCAAATGACCTGACAGAAACATACAGCGAAATTTCCTTTCAGGGGATAACCGGCAGGGTTGGCAGCTTTCCAATGGAAGTATCTGATTACACCAGGCTGGAAGCTGCCGAGGAATCGTTCTATACATTGAAGTTCCCTGTTGAGGGAAGCATGAAATATTACCTCTGGTCCTCCGCAGAAAGAAGCTCAGGCATACTGGAGAACTTCGATCTGAAGAGACGGAGGGGCGAAATAGTTGCAACCGGTCTGACTGACTTCAAGCTTTCACCGGACCTGAAGCATATGCTCATCAAATCTCAGGGTAAATTTTTCCTCATGAACCTGCCGCAGAAAGACATAGTTTTTCCAACGGTAGCTGATCCGTCAAAGGCAGTACCTGTTGATCTGCAGAGGATAAAGCTCAGAGTTCATCCTCGTTCTGAGTGGAAACAGATGTTCAGGGAGGCATGGATAAGGATGCGCGAATTCTACTGGAATCCTGATAGAATCGGCAGTTTCTGGAATGATACCTATACCAAGTATGAAAAATTGCTGCCAAGAATAACCACAAGATATGCTCTTTCCGATCTTATAAGGGAGATGCAGGGCGAACTTGGCACTTCACATTCCTATGAGATCGGGGGAGAGATGACCACTGTTCCCAACTATTCCATAGGACGGCTGGGTGCAGACTTTCAGTGGAATGGCAGTGCATTCATGGTTTCCAGAATCTACTGTGGCGACGAGTCAAGCCCGGGTGAGAAATCCCCACTGCTTCTCCCGGGAATTGACGTCAGGTCCGGAGACCTTCTGTTATCCGTTAACGGCATCAGAGTTGGAAAGGACATGCCACCAAATGCCGCCCTTCTCAACCATTCAGGTGAAGATGTCCAGCTTGAATTTTACAGGGACGGGCATCGAACCTTTTTCACGGTACCGGCAATTCCGGATGACCGAAGCATCAGGTACCGGGACTGGGTTGAGGACCGCAAGAAATATGTGCACAAAAAAACAGATGGAAAAGTCGGGTACATACATATCCCGGACATGGGCCCCAATGGGTTCAATGAATTCCACAGGCTACTTGAATCCGAGACTAAGTACGAAGGCCTCATCGTGGATGTGAGATTCAACGGCGGAGGGCATGTATCCCAGTTGCTCCTTGAGAAGCTTGCCAGAAAGAGGATAGGCTTCGATCAGCCGAGAAGAGGGCCGAAAATACCGTATCCTGATTATTCCGTTGCAGGGCCCATGATTGCTGTCACCAATGAATTTGCAGGCTCTGATGGAGATATATTCAGCCACTCGTGGAAACTTTTCGGCCTTGGACCACTGGTTGGCACCAGGACCTGGGGAGGAGTGGTCGGGATCAACACTGATTCCACTCTGGTGGATGGCACCATAGTGACCCAGCCCGAGTTTTCCTTCAGCTTCATTGATGTTGGATTCGGTGTTGAAAACTACGGCACTGATCCGACAATTGAGGTAGAACCTTCACCCGATGATTACCTCAAGAACTCAGACCCACAACTGGATAGGGCCATAGGTGAAATAATGGAAATGATGAAAAACAAAAAATAA
- a CDS encoding thiamine pyrophosphate-dependent enzyme, with protein sequence MVTIADYRGKVKPDWCPGCGNFAQLSAISGALTDLKMDPKDTVVVSGIGCSSNMPEFINTYGFHGIHGRSLPVASAIKWANPKLNVICYGGDGDGFFEGTQHFFHTAKRNVDITYIVSDNQIFGLTTGQASPTSELGMKTKTTPDGNIEKPMNPLTLALTAGATFVARAFSGDAVHLKEVIKKGIEHKGFSFIDVFSPCVTYNKINTYDFFRKRVYKPEMDTKNFAKAYEMALQWGDKIPIGIFYDVDEETYEDRSPVIGAKSLIDQPLYKLKPEDLAEFL encoded by the coding sequence ATGGTTACAATAGCAGACTACAGGGGAAAGGTAAAGCCGGATTGGTGTCCAGGCTGCGGTAATTTCGCACAGCTCTCTGCAATAAGCGGAGCACTTACGGATCTGAAAATGGATCCAAAGGATACAGTTGTTGTTTCAGGCATCGGATGCTCCAGCAACATGCCGGAATTCATAAATACCTATGGATTTCACGGCATACATGGAAGATCCCTTCCAGTTGCGTCAGCAATAAAGTGGGCAAACCCGAAGCTCAATGTCATCTGTTATGGTGGCGATGGAGACGGCTTCTTTGAGGGTACTCAGCACTTCTTCCACACTGCCAAGAGGAATGTGGATATAACATACATAGTATCCGACAACCAGATATTCGGTCTCACAACGGGCCAGGCATCACCCACAAGCGAGCTTGGAATGAAGACAAAGACAACTCCTGACGGCAACATCGAGAAGCCAATGAACCCGCTTACGCTTGCGCTCACGGCAGGTGCAACATTTGTTGCAAGGGCATTTTCAGGTGATGCTGTTCACCTGAAGGAAGTCATAAAGAAGGGAATAGAGCACAAGGGTTTTTCCTTCATAGACGTATTCAGCCCATGCGTGACATACAATAAGATCAACACATACGATTTCTTCAGGAAGAGGGTTTACAAGCCGGAAATGGACACCAAGAATTTTGCCAAGGCATATGAAATGGCACTTCAGTGGGGAGACAAGATCCCAATAGGCATTTTCTATGATGTGGATGAGGAAACCTATGAGGACAGGAGCCCCGTCATAGGCGCAAAGTCACTCATTGACCAGCCGCTTTACAAACTGAAGCCTGAAGACCTGGCAGAATTTCTTTAA
- a CDS encoding 2-oxoacid:acceptor oxidoreductase subunit alpha, producing the protein MKTDEVVIRVGGAAGDGVQSAGLIIAKVFSRSGLHVNTYNYYQSIIRGGQSWYQIRASDRPVRSQGDGLDILLALNRDALERHTNPMINEGGASPLGKNGVAIFDSSISDYKKEDVQYVSMPLGDIAAKHGKNALMKNTVAIGATMAAISMNFDTLADVIREQFGNKGEVAEENVRAAKEGYDYYLANFKKLGITLKTSNKKFYLISGGESAGLGAVNGGLKMYVGYPMTPASSIIHYLASHEKQFGVFVKIPEDEISAINMAVGANYAGVRAMTGSSGGGFSLMVEALGMAGMMEVPLVVYEAQRAGPSTGLPTKNEQGDLNLVLGASQGDFQRIVLAPRNVEDAFYLAREALNLAEKYQTPVILMSDLYIAEHYETVEKFDLNFKIERGKIAQAGTSNYKRYEYTVDGVSLRALPGTPGLMHNEDSDEHNEYGEVVSDAITDPSLRAKSMEKRMRKLDAYIKSMPPTPTYRYDDAEYAVVQWGGTQGVVEEAVDELRNKGIKAGAVEINRPYPLNPDIGKLLSGKKKIIVVEGNYSGQMNKLLRSEFLVNTELITKYDGESFYPGALAEEIEAVIKR; encoded by the coding sequence ATGAAAACCGACGAAGTGGTTATAAGAGTCGGGGGGGCGGCAGGCGATGGAGTCCAGTCCGCTGGGCTCATTATTGCAAAGGTTTTTTCCAGAAGCGGCCTTCACGTGAACACATACAATTATTATCAGAGCATAATCAGGGGTGGCCAGAGCTGGTACCAGATAAGGGCAAGCGACAGGCCGGTCAGGTCTCAGGGAGACGGGCTGGACATACTGCTTGCACTGAACAGGGACGCTCTTGAAAGACACACGAATCCAATGATAAATGAGGGCGGCGCATCTCCACTTGGCAAGAATGGAGTGGCAATATTCGACTCCTCAATTTCCGATTACAAGAAGGAGGATGTGCAGTATGTTTCCATGCCTCTTGGCGACATAGCAGCCAAACACGGGAAAAATGCGCTGATGAAGAACACGGTGGCAATAGGCGCCACAATGGCTGCAATCAGCATGAATTTTGACACGCTTGCGGACGTCATAAGAGAGCAGTTTGGAAACAAGGGCGAGGTTGCGGAGGAAAACGTCAGGGCAGCAAAGGAAGGATACGACTATTACCTTGCAAACTTCAAGAAACTTGGCATCACCCTGAAGACTTCGAACAAGAAATTCTATCTCATCAGCGGAGGGGAATCAGCCGGGCTTGGGGCAGTTAATGGCGGCCTGAAGATGTATGTGGGTTACCCAATGACTCCGGCATCATCAATCATCCATTATCTTGCCTCTCATGAAAAACAGTTCGGTGTATTCGTCAAGATACCCGAGGACGAAATATCAGCAATAAACATGGCAGTTGGCGCAAACTACGCAGGTGTAAGGGCCATGACCGGATCATCGGGGGGAGGTTTCTCACTGATGGTGGAAGCTCTGGGAATGGCAGGAATGATGGAGGTACCCCTTGTTGTGTACGAGGCACAGAGAGCAGGGCCATCCACAGGACTTCCAACCAAGAACGAGCAGGGAGACCTGAACCTTGTTCTGGGCGCATCTCAGGGTGACTTCCAGAGAATTGTCCTTGCTCCGAGAAACGTGGAGGACGCATTCTACCTGGCCAGGGAAGCCTTGAACCTTGCAGAAAAATACCAGACCCCTGTTATACTGATGTCAGATCTTTACATAGCAGAACACTATGAGACCGTTGAGAAATTTGACCTGAATTTCAAGATTGAGAGGGGAAAGATTGCACAGGCAGGAACCTCGAACTACAAGCGTTATGAATACACTGTGGATGGTGTGTCCCTGAGGGCACTTCCAGGCACTCCCGGTCTAATGCATAATGAGGACTCAGATGAGCACAATGAATACGGCGAAGTGGTTAGCGATGCCATTACCGATCCTTCACTGAGGGCAAAGTCCATGGAGAAGAGGATGAGGAAGCTTGACGCTTACATAAAGAGCATGCCTCCGACCCCAACATACAGGTATGACGATGCAGAGTATGCGGTTGTCCAGTGGGGTGGCACTCAGGGCGTTGTCGAGGAAGCAGTTGATGAGCTCAGAAACAAGGGGATCAAGGCAGGCGCTGTTGAGATAAACAGGCCATACCCGCTGAACCCGGATATTGGCAAGCTGCTTTCCGGCAAGAAGAAGATAATAGTGGTTGAAGGAAACTACTCCGGCCAGATGAATAAGCTTCTGAGGTCTGAGTTCCTTGTTAATACCGAGCTGATAACAAAGTACGATGGAGAGAGCTTCTATCCCGGGGCGCTTGCCGAGGAAATTGAGGCTGTAATAAAGAGGTGA
- a CDS encoding Lrp/AsnC family transcriptional regulator, which produces MATDDVNEQYLEGYSCDVAIRWSKIDPSLLPVDELDKQIICFLRYDARMSNAEIAKKVGTSEATVRRRIARLQNKKIIIGFSALVDLQAVENSIKAYLKIRVEPPRLEEISQKLQDNMNILTLYRRRGENELLAETLFLNMEAIQDFEDTLSRIPGVQGFETMIISKAYRKNPWIGI; this is translated from the coding sequence ATGGCAACTGATGACGTTAATGAACAATATCTCGAAGGATATAGTTGTGACGTGGCAATAAGATGGTCAAAGATTGACCCTTCACTGTTACCTGTAGACGAACTGGATAAGCAAATAATCTGTTTCCTCAGGTATGACGCCAGGATGTCCAATGCAGAGATAGCCAAGAAAGTTGGCACCAGCGAAGCTACCGTGAGGAGGAGAATCGCCAGGCTGCAGAACAAGAAGATCATTATCGGTTTTTCTGCACTTGTGGACCTGCAGGCAGTGGAAAACAGCATAAAAGCATACCTGAAGATCAGGGTTGAACCCCCGAGGCTGGAGGAGATCAGCCAGAAGCTTCAGGATAACATGAACATCCTGACTTTATATCGCAGGAGGGGCGAGAATGAGCTGCTTGCTGAAACGCTCTTCCTGAACATGGAGGCAATACAGGATTTCGAGGACACACTGTCAAGGATTCCGGGAGTCCAGGGATTCGAGACCATGATTATTTCAAAGGCCTACAGGAAGAATCCCTGGATAGGTATCTGA